The region CGCGGACAAAATCGATATCAGATGCTTGTGTCGCGGCATTCCCGAAAACCGAGAGCAGAAATAACAAGAGCAGAAGCAGAGCGGAAAACCGGGGACTTAACGAGAAGTGGCGCCGCATCACATTTTTGCAGTTCACAACACACCTTCCGCTGCCAGGACCAGGATTAGGACCAAATACAGAATGCCAAGTTACTTAATCACTCGAGTGTAAAGGATAGTCTCCCTGGGCGCGTCCATGGTGCAGATGAGGTCGCGAAGTCGTGACGATGATCGAATGCTCGCCGATCTACCAAGGTGGGCGGTGATATGAAGCAACGGAATCCCATTGTCGCATCGTTCGATTGGCGAACTGAAGCCGCGTATTTTAGAGCAGATGCTTGGCTTTGACTTCAAGATATTGGTTGACCAGCGGCGCGGTCAGCTCATCGGGATAGCTATCGACCAGCAGCACACCACGATGTTCGAGATCCTTGAGCACCTGTTCTCGCCAGACCAGAATGTCGGCAGCTGCGGCGGCGCGATACATATTCATTTCAGAGCCGTCAGGATTGTCGGCCGCTTCAAAGATGGTGCGGTCACGCAGCAAGACTCCCATGGGTAAATGTTGACCGTTGAGGTTAACCAGGTAGTCCGTGATTGCACCACCGTTGACTTCGTCGATCACATTGGTTGTCAACACCACCAGCGAGCGACGCTTGCAATGGTTTCGGAGATACAGGAAAGCTTGGTCATAGCGTGATTCGACCATACGTGGAAACTGATCAAACCCGGCATGCAATAAACGATTCATCTGACTCGGTCCGCCACGAGGCGGAATGTACGCGTGAATCGAGTCGGAAAAACAAAGCATGCCGACGGCGTCGCCTTGATGAAGCGCCACGTAGGCCATCATCAGGCAAGCGTTCAATGAGTGATCCAGTAGTGAATAACCGTCTCGCGTTCCTGTCATCATGCGTCCGCAGTCAAGCAGAAAGATGACGCGTTGACTTTGGTCGCTTTGGAATTGGCGAACGGTCAGCTTGTTGCGCCGAGCGGTGCTTCGCCAATCGATATGACGAAAGTTGTCGTCGCGGCTGTAGTCACGAAGCCTTTCGAAGTCACTGTCCTGTCCGATGCGCCGGGTACGACGAACGCCGATCAGGCTCAAGCGATTTGTGCGTGCCAGAATGGCGTAGTCACTCAACTGCTTCATGTCCGGATAGACATTGATGCCGTTGTCCAGTGGCAGCTCCAGGTATCGCGTCCATAGACGCATCGGACTGGCAAACCGCAGCGTCACACTTTCGAGTCGAAACGCGCCACGCTGGGAAGGCGTCAGTTTGCGCTGAAAGCTCGCGCGACCATTGGGAGGTAGACGCAGCGAATGTTGATCCGGATTGGATGCAAAACTATCTGGCGTGTCATCACGCACCTGGCCGAGCAGAGTCGATGAACATCGATTTTCGATCGTCAACGTGCTTTCGATCGGAACACCTTGCGAACATGTATGTGGAATTTCGCGAGATGCGGAAATGCCTCGGTTCGTCGTCAAATACAGGGTCAGAAAATCGACGCTGGCGACGATCAATAACAGCCAGTCGGTCGCCAGCACCCAAACAAACAGGTTGGGATTGAAAACAGTTGCGACGCTCCCCACCAAGGTCAGGGCCAATACACCCATCCAGACCATTGTCGGAAACATTTTGAATTTCCATGCCGCAACAATCAGGGGAACGGCGAATATCGCCAGCATCAGCCAAGGTAATTGAGAGTAGGCCTGAAACTGGTTTTCGGTGATGTCGCGGACAATTTCATTCATGCCGACATATTACCGGAGGGTGATCAGGCAAGATACGCGGCGGTGAAGGAATCGGTGTTGGATTTGGCAACTCGGTCCGTTATCGCATCCGCTCACTGGATCGACTGTCCGGGTGCGATTGTCCGGGTGCGATTGTTCGGGTGCGACTTTCCGAGCGTGACAAATGGTCGCCACTAGTATGACGATGATACTGGAAAGTTTTTTGAGCGGATTTATTTGCAATCACCCCGTTGTCGTTCGATCCGATTGGTTGGAAACTTCAGTCGTACGAAGTTCAACAAATCAGTCACGCAAAGCTATAAAGATCGCATGCGAATCGTCCTGTGCTACCCTGTCGGCGAACGGCACATCAAGCAAATCCGTGCCGCCGCGCCGGACTACGAAGTCATCAATGCCGGTCAGGAAAAAATAGACGAACTGCTGCCGACGGCCGAAATTTTCATCGGCCACGCCAAGGTTCCGGTCAACTGGGATCGAGTGCTCGATGCGGGGAAACTGCGTTGGATTCAATCTTCGGCCGCAGGGCTGGATCACTGTCTTGTTCCAGGTGTAATCGCCAACGACCAGATCACCGTTAGCAGCGCATCAGGATTGTTCGCCCCTCAAGTTGCCGAGCAAACATTCTCACTTTTGTTTGGTGTGATTCGCAGAGCACCTTTGTTTTTCCGGGCGGAGCGAAAACGAGAATTCGTACGACTGCCGACCGATGATTTGCGCGGCAAAACGGTTGGAATAGTCGGACTCGGTGGAAACGGGCGAGCGCTCGCTCGAATGCTTTCACCTTGGGACGTGCGAATTGTTGCGACGGACTACTATCCCGTTGATTGCCCCCCCGAGGTCGATGAATTGTGGCCCGCCGACGAGCTGGACGTACTGCTTGAGCAGAGTGACGTGGTCATCCTTGCTTTGCCTCTAAATCGCTCGACACGAGGGCTGTTTGACGAAGAACGTTTCAGCAAGATGAAGCGTGGTTCATACTTGATCAATGTCGCTCGTGGTGCGATCGTTCAAGAGGCCGCGTTGTGTGCTGCGCTCGAAAGCGGTCATCTCGCAGGTGCGGGCCTGGACGTGACAGAAGTCGAACCACTTCCCGAAGATAGTTTGCTGTGGGACGATCCGAAGGTGATGATTTCACCCCACGTGGGTGCACAGTCCAATCGTCGAGTTGACGATTCGACCAACATGACGGCGATCAACCTGAAACGCTACCAAGCGGGGCTGCCAGTTTATAATCGGGTCGACAAGCAGCTTGGATTTCCGCACCCCTCGGCGGCCTATCGAGGCGAAGCGAGCTGAGGACGGAACGCAACCGTGAGTACTAGTGCTTTGTTCCAACTCGATTTTAGGATTAGCCGTATGGCGTTAGCCACGGTTTCAGTGCAACGACTGGGACTACCGCCCGTCGGCTGATGACCCGAACCCGTATTTTCATATGGAACGAAGCACTAGCGATGAGTAGCAGTAATCGAGAGGCTGTTGAGTACGACGCAACGATCTTTCATTCCGACAAAGCGGTAGGCCCAATTCGCTTGCCCATGAAACATTCATCGTCGTTTGTTGAACAGTTCAATCGCATCTATGGACACCGGCACTACCGATTGGTTGGGCGTCCGAAGGTTGCACCGGAATCGGAGCGATCACGACTGTGGCCGTCGTCGGCGGCGCAGACCGATTAGACAGCCAACGCACCCGATCAAAACTGCGGATGATGGCTCCGGAATCGCTGTGACTTGGATTGTCATCAGCTGATAACCATCGGCCGCAAGGATACCGGACAGTTGGTCTTCATAAGGGGCAAGCAGTGTCGAAAAGCTGTCGTAACGATCGCCCGCGGCAGCGCTTGATCCCGCCGGAACGTCGATGCCCATGTGGGTGCCAAGGATCCCAAGCGTCCCATTGATCGACATCAAAGCCGTGCCACCTGAATCGCCAGTGAGCAATCCGATCTCGTCTTGGCCTAGCCCCCCGCTGCCCGAGTTGCTGTCGGTGTCGTACGAAAACTGCATGGCTACCGTATCGCCCGAACCGGTGTCAAATTGAACGATGCCAATGTTATCGATGATGTTGCGTCCGGCCCAATCATGTTGCTCAAACGCGATCAGCTCCCTTCCGATTAGATCCGCAGCGGTTCCCACCACGATGGGCAATGGTTGAATCGCCGCGTCGACTTCCGAATCGATTCGATGGACGCGAATGTCACTGCCAACTGATCCGAGGCCTGGGATATACGTTGTCAGTCGCTGGGACGAAGTGGACAAGTAAGTCCGCTCGACTCCGTCGAGGCCGACAAAGGTGGCGGACGTGCCAGCGATATGGTTCGCGGTCACATAATGCCGTGGACTGATCAACACGGCTCGTTGACGAGCGACACCGGACAGTTGGGAATGATCGAGAAAGAAATTCGGGTTCGCACTGTCATCGCTTAGGAATCGGGCGTGCCGATCGGAGTCGAATTCGTCGATAATTCCCGCCCTCGAGTAATCGGCTGCCAGAAACAAACTAACCAGGACTGTGAATGCGGGAATGAAAACGCCCGGTTGATAGGGTTTTGGCATATTTGGCAAGCAGCGGCGGAGGAGCGATTTGGAGGTCGGTTAGTTTAATTCGCAGGCAATCGAATGCTGATTAATAGTCGATTGATCGCGATACAGTGTCGAGAACTGTTCATCAATCGGCGACGTATGATAGATTCGCCGCGCGGCGGTAGCGCGATGTAATACTCTGCTTTGCGACACCAAGTGGAGCGACTGTACTGTAATCGATCGGTCTGGTCTTAGTCGCGCCGAGTCAATGATTACGCCGTCGTGACAGATGCCAGTTTCACTTCGCAAGCAACGTTTTCGATTCGTCCCGGGCACCATTTCGCATCGAATTGTGGCGAGTGCTGCGGTAGCATATTTCATACCAAGGGGCACGATTTCGTGCTTGTCGGCTTTTTGTCAATGATCGCCTTTTCTAAAAACCGGTCCCCCATGCTCTGATGCTTCGACTGCTGCAGCGTTTTGGCGTCAACCGAGCTGTTTCTTATGCGATGGCGACACGGATTTGGCAAATTCCTTCGGGCGTTATCACGACGCTTCTGATCGCATTTTGCCTACGGCCGGAACAGCAAGGAATCTATTTCCTGATTCTTTCGATCACCGGTCTGCAGGCATTGGCTGATGCCGGGCTGTTGAACACGATCATGCACGCCGCCAGCCACGAAATTGCGGGGATGCGAGTCGATTCTGGTGGAGTGATTCGAGGCCCCAAGTCAAACCGGTCGCGACTGGCCGCAATTACCAGGTTTGCCGTAACGTGGTTTGCGATTGCAGCGGCCATTCTGATCATCGGCGGGGTAATTTTCGGCTACCTGATGCTGCTCCGGAAACAGATGGTGTCGATGGCGTTTATGCCATTGGCGTTTGCGGTCCTGGCAAGTGGATTAACGCTTTCGATTGCTCCACTGGTTGCCCTCTTGGAAGGCTGCAACCAAGTTCAGGTGGTCAATCGGTATCGTCTGGGCCAAGTGATCACAGGCAGCTTAGCGGTTTGGGCTTTCCTTGCCCTGAATGCTCATGTTTGGGCGATTGCTGCGTCCGTCCTGGTTCAGTTGGTTTGGGAGCTGAGCTTGGTGCTAGGACGCTATCGAAAGCTGTTTGTGCAGCTGTGGCGAACCAAGCCGGGGCAATTTCAATGGCGAACGGAGATTTGGCCATTGCAGTGGCGAATTGGAGTTCAGTCCGTCGTACGCTACTTGGCATTGATGCCGATGGTACCGGTCCTGTTCGATGTTCACGGACCCGAAATCGCAGGACGCTACGGAATGACTTGGCAGATTTTCAGCAACCTATTGATGGTGTCGTATGTCTATGCGAGGACGAAATCGCCGGACTTTGGCAGGCTGATAGCCGAGCGTAAACGCCATGAAAGTTTCGTCTTGCTGAAGCGAGTCACGCTCGGGTCGACATTTGTGTTGACGATATTGGTGGTCGCTTTTTGCGCCACCTTGTTCGTCATGAACGGTCTTGGATTTTGGTTTGCGGTCCTGATTTCGTCGCGTTTCTTAACGCCTTGGACTTGCGTGTTGTTTGCCTTCGCAATGGTTCCGATGCACTTGGCC is a window of Stieleria sp. JC731 DNA encoding:
- a CDS encoding DUF58 domain-containing protein; amino-acid sequence: MNEIVRDITENQFQAYSQLPWLMLAIFAVPLIVAAWKFKMFPTMVWMGVLALTLVGSVATVFNPNLFVWVLATDWLLLIVASVDFLTLYLTTNRGISASREIPHTCSQGVPIESTLTIENRCSSTLLGQVRDDTPDSFASNPDQHSLRLPPNGRASFQRKLTPSQRGAFRLESVTLRFASPMRLWTRYLELPLDNGINVYPDMKQLSDYAILARTNRLSLIGVRRTRRIGQDSDFERLRDYSRDDNFRHIDWRSTARRNKLTVRQFQSDQSQRVIFLLDCGRMMTGTRDGYSLLDHSLNACLMMAYVALHQGDAVGMLCFSDSIHAYIPPRGGPSQMNRLLHAGFDQFPRMVESRYDQAFLYLRNHCKRRSLVVLTTNVIDEVNGGAITDYLVNLNGQHLPMGVLLRDRTIFEAADNPDGSEMNMYRAAAAADILVWREQVLKDLEHRGVLLVDSYPDELTAPLVNQYLEVKAKHLL
- a CDS encoding D-2-hydroxyacid dehydrogenase produces the protein MRIVLCYPVGERHIKQIRAAAPDYEVINAGQEKIDELLPTAEIFIGHAKVPVNWDRVLDAGKLRWIQSSAAGLDHCLVPGVIANDQITVSSASGLFAPQVAEQTFSLLFGVIRRAPLFFRAERKREFVRLPTDDLRGKTVGIVGLGGNGRALARMLSPWDVRIVATDYYPVDCPPEVDELWPADELDVLLEQSDVVILALPLNRSTRGLFDEERFSKMKRGSYLINVARGAIVQEAALCAALESGHLAGAGLDVTEVEPLPEDSLLWDDPKVMISPHVGAQSNRRVDDSTNMTAINLKRYQAGLPVYNRVDKQLGFPHPSAAYRGEAS
- a CDS encoding PEP-CTERM sorting domain-containing protein (PEP-CTERM proteins occur, often in large numbers, in the proteomes of bacteria that also encode an exosortase, a predicted intramembrane cysteine proteinase. The presence of a PEP-CTERM domain at a protein's C-terminus predicts cleavage within the sorting domain, followed by covalent anchoring to some some component of the (usually Gram-negative) cell surface. Many PEP-CTERM proteins exhibit an unusual sequence composition that includes large numbers of potential glycosylation sites. Expression of one such protein has been shown restore the ability of a bacterium to form floc, a type of biofilm.), translating into MPKPYQPGVFIPAFTVLVSLFLAADYSRAGIIDEFDSDRHARFLSDDSANPNFFLDHSQLSGVARQRAVLISPRHYVTANHIAGTSATFVGLDGVERTYLSTSSQRLTTYIPGLGSVGSDIRVHRIDSEVDAAIQPLPIVVGTAADLIGRELIAFEQHDWAGRNIIDNIGIVQFDTGSGDTVAMQFSYDTDSNSGSGGLGQDEIGLLTGDSGGTALMSINGTLGILGTHMGIDVPAGSSAAAGDRYDSFSTLLAPYEDQLSGILAADGYQLMTIQVTAIPEPSSAVLIGCVGCLIGLRRRRRPQS